The following proteins are encoded in a genomic region of uncultured Vibrio sp.:
- the rsmI gene encoding 16S rRNA (cytidine(1402)-2'-O)-methyltransferase — protein MTDKNNLPNEGPTLYIVPTPIGNLADITQRAIEVLSNVDIIAAEDTRHTGKLLSHFNIQTKTFALHDHNEQQKAQVLVEKLLSGQSIALVSDAGTPLISDPGYHLVTKCRQAGVRVVPLPGACAVITALSASGLPSDRFSFEGFLPPKSKGRKDKFLEIASVERTCIFYESPHRILDSLQDMLDVLGPEREVVLARELTKTFETIQGMPLGELIEWVKSDDNQQRGEMVLLIHGHRETADDSLPDDALRTLSILTKELPLKKAAALVAEIHNLKKNALYKWGLENLD, from the coding sequence ATGACAGATAAAAATAATTTGCCGAATGAGGGGCCAACTCTCTATATCGTACCGACTCCAATCGGAAATTTAGCAGATATCACCCAACGTGCTATCGAAGTTCTGTCGAATGTGGACATCATTGCAGCTGAGGATACCCGACATACGGGGAAATTACTGTCTCACTTCAATATTCAAACCAAAACTTTTGCGTTGCATGATCACAACGAACAGCAAAAAGCGCAGGTTTTGGTTGAAAAGCTACTTTCAGGTCAGTCCATCGCGCTGGTTTCTGACGCGGGTACACCTTTAATCAGCGATCCAGGGTACCATCTGGTGACAAAATGTCGTCAAGCGGGCGTAAGAGTTGTGCCTCTTCCTGGTGCGTGTGCGGTTATCACGGCGTTAAGTGCTTCTGGTTTGCCATCTGACCGATTCAGTTTTGAAGGATTCTTACCGCCGAAAAGCAAAGGGCGTAAAGACAAGTTTTTAGAAATAGCATCGGTAGAGCGCACTTGTATCTTTTATGAGTCGCCACATCGCATTTTAGACTCCCTACAAGATATGTTAGACGTTCTTGGCCCTGAACGAGAAGTTGTTTTGGCGCGAGAGTTGACCAAAACGTTTGAAACTATTCAAGGTATGCCGCTTGGAGAGTTAATCGAGTGGGTGAAAAGCGACGATAATCAACAGCGCGGAGAAATGGTGTTACTGATTCATGGCCATCGTGAAACCGCGGATGACTCTTTGCCTGACGATGCGTTACGTACACTGAGCATTTTGACCAAAGAATTGCCACTTAAAAAGGCGGCGGCGTTGGTGGCAGAAATTCATAACCTTAAAAAGAATGCTCTGTATAAATGGGGTTTAGAAAACCTGGATTGA
- a CDS encoding YraN family protein, which translates to MGLFSKRQIGNQYETLAKRYLLRQGLRFVEQNFLTKVGEIDLIFQQGETIVFVEVKYRNNDRFGSAAEMVTRAKMRRLIKTANIWLSRQKQPIHTIDYRFDVIAIQDNGRDINWIQNAISEG; encoded by the coding sequence GTGGGGCTCTTCAGTAAACGTCAGATAGGTAATCAATATGAAACCCTGGCGAAGCGGTATCTACTTCGCCAGGGTTTACGCTTTGTTGAGCAAAATTTTCTGACAAAAGTCGGCGAAATTGATTTAATCTTCCAACAAGGTGAAACTATCGTCTTCGTCGAAGTCAAATATCGTAATAATGATCGTTTTGGCTCGGCAGCGGAAATGGTCACTCGCGCCAAAATGCGCAGACTGATCAAAACCGCAAATATCTGGCTAAGTCGCCAGAAACAGCCCATACATACAATCGATTACCGGTTCGATGTTATCGCCATTCAAGATAATGGCCGAGATATTAACTGGATACAAAACGCAATATCTGAAGGATAA
- a CDS encoding penicillin-binding protein activator, with amino-acid sequence MINHKRLSVPRILTPVALAITLAACSSGPRQPDGVDVTLEPTQSVQSYIIQADSSEGSVQNDWLIMAAKAAIQANQFDQADLLITRLSRQQLSEVQQAEWQLARATIQQKQGNYSQLLQLLNFKPWWKLPNDQWKDYYALRADAYQSLNQSFEANRELVMLGQYSSSSEQRELSSRIWMNFGSYSEAELTSLSTAPNEEVLSGWLQLAIYSKAMSGNLSQLRNTLERWLTENPSHPAAVYTPEEIQNILSLNIIKPNNTALLLPLTGKFAPQAQLIREGFMFAMMNDENRDESTSLTVIDTHAYSADQIRQRLINENIDFVVGPLQKENVELLQTSMDGSAAGGPTIPALALNIPEEIQPGSNICYLALSPEQEVAQAAKYLFKQGYNFPLILAPKGSYGERVVEAFNEEWNKYSSNKVATSYFGDKRQLQKDINDVFGLQESKQRIAQMQSLMKIKLETQPRSRRDVDAVYIVARSSELTLIKPFIEVAINPDAKPPQIFSNSRSNSGGATYDDLTGIIYSDIPLLIDPDPTVAAEMKELWAEQSNMEVRLKALGMDAYKLIGELPQMKLVPGLSIRGQTGVLSLDNNCIVQRELSWAERGALQ; translated from the coding sequence ATGATTAACCATAAGAGACTCAGTGTACCACGCATACTCACTCCTGTTGCACTAGCAATTACACTCGCTGCCTGTTCTTCAGGCCCGAGACAACCTGATGGTGTAGATGTCACACTTGAGCCTACCCAGTCAGTGCAGAGCTACATAATTCAAGCTGACAGTTCGGAAGGCAGCGTGCAAAACGACTGGTTGATCATGGCAGCCAAAGCCGCAATTCAAGCCAACCAATTTGATCAGGCTGACCTGCTGATCACGCGACTTTCTCGCCAACAGTTGTCAGAAGTACAACAGGCAGAGTGGCAACTGGCGCGAGCGACCATACAGCAAAAGCAAGGTAATTACTCTCAGTTACTTCAGCTTCTGAACTTTAAGCCTTGGTGGAAACTGCCAAACGACCAGTGGAAGGACTATTATGCGTTACGTGCAGACGCTTACCAAAGCCTGAACCAGTCATTTGAAGCAAACCGCGAACTGGTCATGCTAGGTCAGTATTCCTCTTCTTCAGAACAACGCGAACTTTCCAGCCGTATTTGGATGAACTTTGGTAGCTACTCAGAAGCAGAACTGACATCACTAAGCACTGCACCAAACGAAGAAGTGTTGAGTGGTTGGTTGCAACTGGCGATTTACTCTAAAGCGATGTCAGGTAATCTTTCTCAACTAAGAAATACACTGGAACGTTGGTTAACAGAAAACCCATCACATCCAGCCGCTGTTTACACGCCAGAAGAAATTCAAAATATTCTGTCTCTCAACATTATTAAGCCAAATAATACGGCGTTACTACTGCCGCTGACGGGGAAATTTGCGCCTCAAGCACAGCTGATCCGTGAAGGCTTCATGTTTGCGATGATGAATGATGAGAATCGTGACGAGAGCACAAGCTTAACCGTTATCGATACGCACGCGTACAGCGCCGATCAAATCAGGCAGCGTCTAATCAACGAAAATATCGATTTTGTTGTCGGCCCTCTGCAAAAAGAAAATGTGGAACTACTGCAAACTTCAATGGATGGCTCTGCAGCTGGTGGCCCGACGATTCCAGCCCTAGCTTTGAACATTCCTGAAGAAATCCAACCGGGCAGTAATATCTGCTATCTGGCACTTTCACCAGAGCAAGAAGTGGCTCAAGCAGCTAAGTACCTGTTCAAGCAAGGTTATAATTTTCCGCTAATCCTTGCCCCTAAAGGCAGTTACGGCGAGCGAGTGGTTGAAGCGTTTAACGAAGAGTGGAATAAATACAGCTCAAACAAAGTCGCAACCAGCTACTTTGGTGATAAACGACAACTGCAAAAAGACATCAATGACGTATTCGGCCTGCAGGAAAGTAAGCAGCGTATCGCTCAGATGCAATCGCTGATGAAAATTAAACTTGAAACTCAGCCACGTAGCCGTCGCGACGTAGATGCGGTTTACATTGTTGCGAGAAGTTCAGAGCTGACTTTGATTAAACCCTTTATCGAAGTCGCGATTAACCCGGACGCCAAGCCGCCACAAATCTTCTCTAACTCTCGTAGTAATAGCGGTGGCGCGACCTACGATGACTTAACAGGCATTATTTACAGCGACATCCCGCTACTGATTGACCCAGATCCAACGGTTGCCGCTGAAATGAAAGAGCTATGGGCAGAACAATCCAATATGGAAGTCCGCCTAAAAGCACTTGGAATGGATGCATACAAGCTGATTGGCGAACTGCCTCAAATGAAGCTTGTTCCAGGGCTATCTATCCGAGGTCAGACAGGCGTTCTAAGCCTCGACAACAACTGTATTGTACAACGTGAGCTAAGCTGGGCTGAGCGTGGGGCTCTTCAGTAA
- the sspA gene encoding stringent starvation protein SspA yields the protein MAVAANKRSVMTLFSSASDLYSHQVRIVLAEKGVSVEVELVDEANLPAELIELNPYKSVPTLVDRELALYDSKIIMEYLDERFPHPPLMPVYPVARGNSRLMMYRIERNWYSLAEKVMKGNAEESEKARTKLRNDLLTLAPIFAEYEYFMSEEFSLIDCYLAPLLWRLPQLGIELVGPGSKEIKVYMNRVFERDSFLASLTEAEREMRLVR from the coding sequence ATGGCTGTAGCTGCCAATAAACGTTCTGTGATGACTCTTTTCTCAAGTGCATCAGATTTGTATAGCCATCAGGTTCGCATTGTACTGGCTGAAAAAGGTGTAAGTGTTGAAGTTGAGCTTGTTGATGAAGCTAACCTTCCTGCTGAACTTATCGAGCTAAACCCATATAAATCAGTGCCAACTCTTGTGGATCGTGAGCTTGCGCTTTACGATTCAAAAATTATCATGGAGTACTTGGACGAGCGTTTCCCTCATCCACCTCTAATGCCGGTTTACCCTGTTGCCCGTGGTAACAGCCGTTTGATGATGTACCGTATCGAACGCAATTGGTACTCGTTAGCTGAAAAAGTAATGAAAGGTAACGCGGAAGAATCAGAAAAAGCGCGTACGAAACTTCGTAACGATCTTCTGACTCTGGCACCAATCTTTGCAGAATATGAGTACTTCATGAGTGAAGAATTCAGCTTGATCGATTGCTACTTAGCACCTTTATTGTGGCGTTTGCCTCAACTTGGTATCGAGCTTGTTGGCCCAGGTTCTAAAGAGATCAAGGTTTACATGAACCGCGTATTTGAACGTGATTCATTCCTTGCTTCTTTGACTGAAGCTGAACGTGAAATGCGTCTAGTTCGTTAA
- the sspB gene encoding ClpXP protease specificity-enhancing factor → MDIAKMTARRPYMLRAFYDWLVDNDLTPHLVVDATMPGVRVPVEFIQDGQIILNIAPRAVGNLELGNDAITFHARFSGRPHSVIVPVYAVQAIYARENGAGTMFEPEEAYTHIEEETMEEEQSPSFTTVSDDTPQVAADSESGDNESEAPRPKGKPSLRVIK, encoded by the coding sequence ATGGATATTGCAAAAATGACTGCCCGCCGTCCTTACATGCTTCGTGCGTTTTATGACTGGTTGGTAGACAATGACTTAACTCCTCATTTGGTTGTTGATGCAACCATGCCAGGCGTACGTGTACCTGTTGAGTTTATTCAAGATGGTCAGATTATCCTGAATATTGCCCCTCGTGCCGTTGGCAATCTTGAGTTGGGTAACGATGCGATTACCTTCCATGCTCGCTTTAGCGGTCGTCCACATTCGGTAATTGTGCCTGTTTATGCGGTTCAAGCTATTTATGCACGTGAAAATGGTGCTGGTACTATGTTTGAACCTGAAGAGGCTTATACTCATATCGAAGAAGAGACGATGGAAGAAGAGCAATCCCCATCGTTTACGACGGTGAGTGACGATACACCTCAAGTTGCTGCGGACTCGGAGTCTGGTGACAATGAAAGTGAAGCACCTCGTCCGAAAGGCAAACCAAGCTTAAGAGTTATAAAATAA
- a CDS encoding BON domain-containing protein, which yields MLRSLIILFTVLNLSGCAGLFIAGAATTANIVTDTRTTKQIWQDNNIEFEVAAIGNKQPFKGQARVFASSYNGTVVLMGQAPTQALINDLEKRTRELSGVKVIHNQMKQKAPLTVTQISNDSWITTKVKSSLLTDEQLNAVKVKVITEDSEVFLFGYVTEAQSQRAIEIARNVSGVKQVINGFQYGETEPVEVDLPNNSAKPVQSDTSEAGEANVEVFTISE from the coding sequence ATGTTACGCAGCCTCATCATTTTATTTACTGTGCTTAATCTTAGTGGTTGTGCAGGTTTGTTCATTGCAGGCGCTGCAACGACAGCCAATATCGTCACTGATACACGTACGACCAAGCAGATCTGGCAAGACAACAACATTGAGTTTGAAGTCGCCGCCATAGGCAATAAGCAGCCATTTAAAGGTCAAGCTCGTGTTTTCGCCAGCTCATACAATGGAACTGTGGTACTGATGGGTCAGGCTCCAACTCAGGCCTTAATAAATGACCTGGAGAAAAGAACCCGCGAACTCTCAGGTGTGAAAGTCATTCACAACCAAATGAAGCAAAAAGCGCCGCTAACGGTTACGCAAATCAGTAATGACAGCTGGATTACCACGAAAGTAAAATCCTCGCTGCTTACTGATGAGCAGCTAAATGCTGTCAAAGTAAAAGTGATTACTGAAGATAGTGAAGTATTTCTGTTCGGCTATGTCACAGAAGCACAGAGTCAGCGAGCGATAGAAATCGCACGTAACGTCTCGGGGGTAAAGCAAGTGATTAATGGCTTCCAGTACGGAGAGACAGAGCCCGTTGAAGTTGATTTACCGAATAATAGTGCCAAACCCGTGCAAAGTGACACAAGCGAAGCTGGTGAAGCAAATGTTGAGGTATTCACTATCAGTGAATGA
- the ftsL gene encoding cell division protein FtsL — protein sequence MTKSTPNLAKLIATDLFTVGRWPLLLLLLILASAMGVVFATHHARQAITEKDLTLVERERLDSEWRNLMLEETALAEHSRVQDLAKKELEMKRPDGDKEVVITLK from the coding sequence ATGACGAAATCCACTCCTAACCTTGCTAAGTTGATTGCCACGGACTTATTCACTGTTGGTCGTTGGCCATTATTGTTGTTGCTTCTTATCCTGGCATCAGCAATGGGAGTGGTATTTGCTACCCACCATGCGCGTCAAGCGATCACCGAAAAAGACCTTACTCTGGTTGAGCGAGAGCGACTAGACAGCGAATGGCGCAACCTGATGTTGGAAGAAACCGCCCTGGCAGAACATAGTCGAGTTCAAGACCTTGCAAAAAAGGAGCTTGAAATGAAACGACCTGATGGCGATAAAGAAGTGGTTATCACACTAAAATGA
- a CDS encoding penicillin-binding transpeptidase domain-containing protein, which translates to MIRKKTSTKQGNKRKVPAKTKAAVDEKKVEKKAAKVEVEESFLIRWRFHLLLFFVFCAFALLVGRVAYIQIVEPDNLIKQGDLRSVRVKSIPSARGIISDRNGEPLAVSVPVEAVWADPATIFKENALSQTQSWYALADVLGIERQGLIDKIKRNETRRFIYLQRQVSPAMANYIRELKLPGVGLKSESRRYYPAGEVSAHLVGVTGIDGHGLEGVERSYDEWLTGQEGKKTIRKDRYGRVVENIAWQDKQEGKSLQLTVDQRLQAIAYRAIKQSVADHRATSGSVVMLDVKTGAVLAMVNAPSYNPNNRSDWQSYKMRNRVITDSMEPGSTIKPFVILAALENGIADTDTIVDTGNGVLRLGGSRVKDVSRVGKASLGMILKKSSNVGVTKLAMQMPVEALLGLYSSVGFGELSGLNLVGEVTGIFPSRSRWSPIERATISFGYGLSITPIQLAHAYATLGNLGKYEPIHIIESNDNNMSRQVVSPKHARQVLDMLETVTQQGGSARRAAVPGYRIGAKTGTSRKASAGGYSDEYITYTAGLAPVSDPKIALVVIVNEPQGDDYYGGSVASPVFSEIMKGALQILNVAPDENKFQQ; encoded by the coding sequence ATGATCAGAAAGAAAACCAGTACCAAACAAGGAAATAAGCGGAAGGTTCCCGCAAAAACAAAAGCTGCAGTCGATGAGAAGAAAGTCGAAAAAAAAGCGGCAAAAGTCGAGGTAGAAGAGTCATTTTTGATTCGTTGGCGTTTCCATCTGTTACTGTTTTTCGTCTTCTGTGCGTTTGCACTACTGGTTGGGCGTGTGGCGTACATCCAAATCGTTGAGCCTGATAACCTGATCAAACAAGGTGATCTTCGCTCTGTTCGAGTGAAGTCCATTCCTTCTGCACGAGGCATCATCTCTGATCGAAACGGAGAACCTCTTGCCGTCAGTGTACCTGTTGAAGCCGTTTGGGCCGATCCGGCGACCATCTTTAAAGAAAATGCGCTCAGTCAAACTCAAAGCTGGTATGCGCTGGCTGACGTTCTTGGCATTGAGCGTCAGGGGCTGATCGATAAGATCAAGCGCAATGAAACGCGTCGTTTTATTTATCTGCAACGCCAGGTTAGCCCAGCAATGGCGAATTACATCCGAGAGTTGAAGCTGCCAGGTGTCGGACTGAAATCTGAGTCTCGCCGTTATTATCCTGCTGGTGAGGTCAGTGCTCACTTGGTTGGTGTGACGGGAATCGATGGCCACGGCCTGGAAGGTGTAGAGCGCAGTTATGATGAATGGCTGACGGGCCAAGAAGGTAAAAAGACCATCCGTAAAGACCGTTATGGTCGAGTGGTAGAGAATATTGCCTGGCAGGACAAACAAGAAGGTAAGTCTCTGCAATTGACCGTAGATCAGCGTTTACAAGCGATTGCGTATCGAGCGATTAAACAGTCAGTTGCGGACCATCGTGCAACCTCTGGCTCTGTTGTGATGCTGGATGTTAAAACAGGTGCGGTACTGGCGATGGTAAATGCGCCATCGTATAACCCGAATAATCGTAGTGACTGGCAAAGTTACAAAATGCGTAACCGTGTGATTACTGACTCCATGGAGCCGGGGTCAACCATTAAGCCGTTTGTTATTCTGGCTGCGTTAGAAAATGGAATCGCTGATACCGATACCATCGTTGATACTGGTAACGGCGTGCTGCGATTAGGTGGAAGCCGGGTTAAGGATGTCTCTCGGGTTGGTAAAGCCAGCCTGGGAATGATTCTGAAAAAATCCAGTAACGTCGGTGTGACTAAACTGGCGATGCAAATGCCCGTTGAAGCCCTACTGGGATTATACAGCTCGGTTGGTTTTGGTGAGCTTTCTGGTTTGAACCTGGTGGGTGAAGTGACGGGGATTTTCCCAAGTCGTTCGCGTTGGTCGCCGATTGAAAGAGCCACCATCTCTTTTGGCTATGGTCTCTCTATTACACCAATTCAGCTTGCACACGCTTATGCCACGCTCGGAAATCTTGGTAAATACGAGCCGATACACATCATCGAAAGTAACGACAACAATATGTCTCGCCAGGTCGTTAGCCCCAAGCATGCGCGTCAGGTGCTTGATATGTTAGAAACGGTAACTCAGCAAGGTGGCTCAGCTCGCCGTGCGGCAGTACCGGGTTACCGAATCGGGGCGAAAACTGGTACCTCGCGTAAAGCTTCAGCAGGGGGGTACAGTGATGAGTACATTACTTACACCGCAGGCCTCGCACCTGTCAGTGATCCTAAAATCGCACTCGTTGTGATCGTCAATGAACCTCAAGGTGACGATTACTATGGTGGTTCTGTGGCATCTCCGGTCTTTTCTGAAATTATGAAAGGTGCGCTACAGATCCTGAACGTGGCACCAGACGAAAACAAATTCCAGCAGTAA
- the murE gene encoding UDP-N-acetylmuramoyl-L-alanyl-D-glutamate--2,6-diaminopimelate ligase has product MTKAISMDILLSSWVDCPSLASVLVSELELDSRRVQPGTTFVAIVGHVVDGRKFIPSAIQQGANAVIAQACENKTHGTIELVDNIPVIYLHALDNCLSDIAGQLYTYPTMDLIGVTGTNGKTTITQLIAQWIELIGSKAAVMGTTGNGFLDHLQQAANTTGNAVEIQHTLASLAEQGAKYTALEVSSHGLVQGRVKALSFSAGVFTNLSRDHLDYHGTMEDYASAKFSLFTQHQCEKAIINVDDEVGAAWAKDLPNRIAVSLVPTTEFTNTLWASNVTYAESGITIDFDGMFGSGTLYAPLIGEFNAANLMLAFATLLSLGFDKQALLATANQLQPVLGRMELFQTDNRAKVVVDYAHTPDALEKALQALRVHCEGQLWAIVGCGGDRDAGKRPMMAEIAERLGDKVVLTDDNPRSESPELIVQDMLAGLSKPAEAIVQHDRFKALSYALDNASAQDIILLAGKGHEDYQIRNGETIHYSDRESAMQLLGLSS; this is encoded by the coding sequence ATGACTAAAGCCATCAGTATGGACATCTTGCTGTCCTCTTGGGTTGATTGCCCAAGTTTAGCGTCCGTTCTTGTCTCTGAACTGGAACTCGACAGTCGACGAGTTCAACCCGGAACCACCTTTGTTGCGATTGTCGGGCACGTGGTGGATGGGCGGAAATTTATTCCGTCAGCAATTCAACAAGGAGCGAATGCGGTAATTGCACAAGCGTGTGAGAATAAAACGCATGGCACCATAGAGTTGGTCGATAACATTCCGGTTATTTATTTGCATGCTTTGGATAACTGCCTGTCTGACATTGCTGGTCAACTTTATACTTATCCAACAATGGATCTTATTGGTGTTACAGGAACCAATGGCAAAACTACCATCACCCAACTGATTGCGCAGTGGATCGAACTCATCGGTTCTAAAGCGGCTGTTATGGGGACCACAGGTAATGGTTTCTTAGATCATTTGCAACAAGCGGCAAATACCACAGGCAATGCGGTAGAAATTCAACATACGCTCGCGTCACTAGCTGAGCAGGGCGCGAAGTACACTGCGCTGGAAGTCTCTTCTCATGGCTTAGTGCAAGGACGAGTGAAAGCCCTGTCATTTTCGGCTGGGGTGTTTACCAATCTGAGCCGTGATCACCTCGACTATCATGGCACGATGGAAGATTACGCGAGCGCTAAATTTAGCCTCTTTACCCAGCACCAGTGTGAAAAAGCCATCATTAACGTTGATGATGAAGTCGGTGCTGCTTGGGCTAAAGATCTTCCAAATCGGATTGCGGTTTCTTTAGTGCCGACAACTGAATTTACCAACACACTGTGGGCCAGCAACGTCACGTATGCCGAATCTGGTATCACTATCGATTTTGACGGTATGTTTGGCAGCGGCACCTTATATGCTCCTTTGATTGGGGAGTTCAACGCGGCGAATTTGATGTTAGCGTTTGCGACTTTGCTAAGCTTAGGTTTTGACAAACAAGCGCTTTTGGCGACGGCGAATCAATTGCAGCCGGTATTAGGCCGAATGGAACTGTTCCAGACGGATAACCGAGCGAAAGTCGTGGTTGATTACGCGCACACCCCAGATGCATTAGAAAAAGCGTTGCAGGCTTTGCGAGTTCACTGTGAAGGTCAGCTTTGGGCGATCGTCGGATGTGGCGGAGATCGTGATGCTGGCAAACGTCCTATGATGGCTGAAATCGCAGAACGTCTGGGTGATAAAGTTGTGTTAACGGACGATAACCCACGTAGTGAAAGCCCGGAACTTATCGTCCAAGATATGCTGGCTGGATTATCGAAACCGGCCGAGGCGATTGTTCAGCATGACCGTTTCAAGGCTCTGTCATATGCGCTCGACAATGCGTCAGCCCAAGACATTATCTTGCTGGCAGGTAAAGGCCACGAAGATTATCAAATTCGTAACGGCGAGACGATCCATTATTCCGATAGAGAATCTGCAATGCAGCTATTAGGACTGTCATCATGA
- a CDS encoding phosphoheptose isomerase, whose protein sequence is MLDSIKDSFTESIQIQIAAAEALPDAITHAAQAMVSSLLNGNKILCCGNGGSAANSQQFVSCLLNRFETERPSLPAMALTADNTTLTAVANDYHYQEIFSKQVRAFGQPGDILLALSTSGNSKNIIKAMEAAVTRDMTIIALTGKDGGEMAGLLGENDVEIRIPSHRTARIHEVHMVTLHCLCDLIDQVLFPAHEE, encoded by the coding sequence ATGCTAGACAGCATTAAAGACAGCTTTACAGAAAGTATTCAAATTCAAATTGCAGCTGCTGAAGCACTGCCAGACGCTATTACTCATGCAGCTCAAGCCATGGTTTCGAGTTTGCTGAACGGAAACAAAATTCTATGCTGCGGCAACGGTGGAAGTGCCGCCAACTCACAACAGTTTGTCTCTTGCCTGTTAAATCGCTTTGAGACAGAGCGCCCAAGCCTGCCGGCCATGGCTCTGACCGCTGACAACACAACGCTTACCGCTGTTGCCAACGACTACCATTATCAGGAAATATTCTCTAAGCAAGTCCGTGCATTTGGCCAACCGGGTGACATTCTTCTTGCCTTGTCGACCAGTGGCAATAGCAAGAACATCATCAAAGCAATGGAAGCGGCGGTAACTCGCGACATGACTATCATTGCACTCACAGGCAAAGACGGCGGTGAGATGGCAGGTCTACTGGGTGAAAACGACGTCGAGATTCGAATCCCGTCTCATCGCACAGCACGCATTCATGAAGTCCACATGGTGACCCTACATTGTTTATGTGATTTGATTGACCAAGTACTTTTCCCTGCTCACGAAGAATAA
- the rsmH gene encoding 16S rRNA (cytosine(1402)-N(4))-methyltransferase RsmH has protein sequence MTETFQHISVLLNESIDGLAIKPDGIYIDGTFGRGGHSRTILSKLGENGRLYSIDRDPQAIAEAGKIDDPRFTIIHGPFSGIAEYAEDYDLVGKVDGVLLDLGVSSPQLDDAERGFSFMKDGPLDMRMDPTTGIPVSQWLMEADLDDITWVIREFGEDKHARRIARAIVEYRENEENEPMLRTGQLAKLISEAAPKSFKEKKHPATRAFQAFRIYINSELEEIDTALKGAASILAPEGRLSVISFHSLEDRMVKRFIRKESKGPDVPHGIPLTEAQIKELGSANMKAIGKAIKPSKQEIDLNPRSRSSVLRIAEKL, from the coding sequence ATGACCGAAACCTTTCAACATATTTCCGTGTTATTAAATGAATCCATTGATGGCCTGGCAATCAAACCTGACGGTATCTATATCGATGGAACATTTGGCCGAGGCGGTCACAGCCGTACGATTTTATCTAAGCTAGGTGAAAACGGCCGACTTTACAGTATTGACCGCGACCCACAGGCTATCGCAGAAGCAGGCAAGATTGACGATCCTCGTTTTACCATCATCCATGGCCCTTTTTCGGGTATTGCTGAATACGCCGAAGACTATGATTTAGTTGGTAAAGTCGATGGCGTTTTACTGGATTTAGGCGTTTCTTCTCCTCAGCTTGATGACGCTGAGCGGGGTTTTAGCTTTATGAAAGATGGCCCACTGGACATGCGCATGGATCCAACCACGGGCATCCCGGTATCTCAGTGGCTAATGGAAGCGGATCTGGATGACATCACCTGGGTCATTCGCGAATTTGGTGAAGACAAACATGCGCGCCGTATTGCTCGTGCGATTGTTGAATACCGTGAAAACGAAGAGAACGAGCCGATGCTTCGTACTGGTCAACTGGCAAAACTGATCTCTGAAGCGGCACCAAAAAGCTTTAAAGAAAAAAAACACCCTGCGACGCGCGCATTTCAGGCATTTCGTATTTACATCAACAGTGAGCTAGAAGAGATCGATACTGCGCTAAAAGGTGCGGCGAGTATTCTTGCTCCTGAAGGGCGTTTGTCAGTCATCAGTTTCCATTCGTTGGAAGACCGTATGGTAAAACGCTTTATCCGCAAAGAGAGCAAAGGGCCGGACGTTCCGCATGGTATTCCACTGACCGAGGCACAAATCAAAGAGCTGGGTAGTGCGAACATGAAAGCCATTGGTAAAGCGATTAAGCCAAGTAAACAAGAAATTGACCTAAACCCTCGTTCACGCAGTTCTGTGTTAAGAATTGCTGAAAAGCTTTAA